The following proteins come from a genomic window of Microbacterium sp. JZ31:
- a CDS encoding aminotransferase class V-fold PLP-dependent enzyme → MPSLDTVPAPVAAPVRLASFARARDAWPLDPEMVHLNHGSFGAVPTEVVRFQDELRARGDRSPVGWFPRIAEYTAEARREVAPFVGAAPEDTVFVPNSSAAATVVYNGLHLDFGDEILVTDHGYGAITMGARRLARRFGARIRVVAIPLAASADEVVEVFRAAFTDAVKLIVIDQITSPTARLLPVDEIADLAHERGARVLVDGAHAPGLVAEAAATRADWWFGNLHKWPAAPRGSALLVTKAHDRDDLWPLIDSWGADEPYPARFDTQGTIDATAYLAAPRSIAFIEREYGWDRTRATMDALADLGVEVIGRALQPHVAAPVATDVGMPVPSMRLIRLPEGLGRAREDADELRMRLLDKTGVEAAFTSFAGVGYLRLSVHLYTEQGDFDAFVERAVPQIVALARERRGD, encoded by the coding sequence ATGCCCTCGCTCGACACCGTTCCCGCGCCGGTCGCGGCGCCCGTGCGCCTCGCGAGCTTCGCCCGCGCCCGCGACGCCTGGCCGCTGGATCCCGAGATGGTGCACCTCAACCATGGTTCGTTCGGCGCCGTGCCGACCGAGGTGGTGCGCTTCCAGGACGAGCTGCGCGCGCGGGGCGACCGCAGCCCGGTCGGCTGGTTCCCCCGGATCGCGGAGTACACGGCCGAGGCCCGCCGCGAGGTCGCGCCCTTCGTAGGGGCGGCGCCCGAGGACACGGTGTTCGTGCCCAACTCGTCGGCCGCGGCCACCGTCGTCTACAACGGCCTCCATCTCGACTTCGGCGACGAGATCCTCGTCACCGATCACGGCTACGGCGCCATCACGATGGGTGCCAGGCGCCTCGCGCGGCGCTTCGGGGCGCGCATCCGCGTCGTCGCGATCCCGCTCGCGGCCTCCGCGGATGAGGTGGTCGAGGTGTTCCGCGCGGCCTTCACGGACGCGGTCAAGCTCATCGTGATCGATCAGATCACCTCGCCCACGGCACGGCTGCTGCCGGTGGACGAGATCGCGGATCTCGCCCACGAGCGCGGCGCGCGTGTGCTCGTCGACGGCGCCCACGCGCCCGGCCTCGTCGCCGAGGCCGCCGCCACGCGCGCGGACTGGTGGTTCGGCAACCTGCACAAGTGGCCCGCCGCGCCGCGCGGATCCGCCCTCCTCGTCACGAAGGCGCACGACCGCGACGACCTGTGGCCGCTGATCGACTCGTGGGGCGCGGACGAGCCGTACCCCGCCCGCTTCGACACCCAGGGCACGATCGACGCGACCGCCTACCTCGCCGCGCCGCGGTCGATCGCGTTCATCGAGCGCGAGTACGGCTGGGACCGCACCCGAGCCACGATGGACGCCCTCGCCGACCTCGGCGTCGAGGTGATCGGCCGCGCGCTGCAGCCGCATGTCGCCGCGCCCGTGGCGACGGACGTCGGCATGCCCGTGCCGTCCATGCGTCTGATCCGCCTGCCCGAGGGTCTCGGCCGTGCCCGCGAGGATGCCGACGAGCTGCGGATGCGCCTGCTCGACAAGACGGGCGTGGAGGCGGCGTTCACGAGCTTCGCCGGTGTCGGCTACCTCCGTCTGTCCGTGCACCTGTACACCGAGCAGGGCGACTTCGACGCCTTCGTGGAGCGCGCCGTGCCGCAGATCGTGGCGCTCGCGCGCGAGCGGCGCGGCGACTGA
- a CDS encoding ABC transporter substrate-binding protein, with the protein MKRTRLMLMASAATASVLALSGCSGGGAGSGAEGGTVTLQMVESLTNPARTELIRSLLDQFEEENPDIAVELVSPPTDQADQKIQQMLQSGTGVDVLEVRDLTVGPFSNNGWLYDMSDDLADWEGWNALTDNAKAVAEGGYFVPYGFYGLSLFYRTDLVEEAGFDAPPTSWEELLEQASAIQDPSNNVYGYAFRGGANANGNVVAAIEAYVVDDLDTEDAFKLKDGSTIFSAPEAQDALDTYFALFEQAAPPSAVSWGYPEMVEGFTNGSTAFLLQDPEVIATVKQSTTITEDQWSTAPLLTGPTGKAAQPLATAGWGIAEASEHKEEAIKLVEFLSGEEPATEFAQTNSLVPIVASAAEDDFYKEGAWASYVTMTENPDTYINVTQPRGVSWWTEWMQKADSEIQQVLLGSMTTTELLESWDTFWTEKYASAE; encoded by the coding sequence ATGAAGCGCACCCGCCTCATGCTCATGGCGAGCGCGGCCACCGCCTCGGTGCTTGCCCTGAGCGGCTGCTCCGGCGGCGGAGCCGGATCCGGCGCGGAGGGCGGCACCGTCACCCTCCAGATGGTCGAGAGCCTCACCAACCCCGCCCGCACCGAGCTCATCCGCTCGCTGCTGGATCAGTTCGAGGAGGAGAATCCCGACATCGCCGTCGAGCTGGTCTCGCCCCCGACCGATCAGGCCGACCAGAAGATCCAGCAGATGCTGCAGTCGGGCACCGGCGTCGACGTGCTCGAGGTGCGCGACCTCACCGTCGGTCCGTTCAGCAACAACGGCTGGCTGTACGACATGTCCGACGACCTCGCCGACTGGGAGGGCTGGAACGCCCTCACCGACAACGCCAAGGCCGTCGCCGAGGGCGGCTACTTCGTGCCCTACGGCTTCTACGGGCTGTCGCTATTCTACCGCACCGACCTCGTCGAGGAGGCCGGCTTCGACGCGCCGCCGACGTCGTGGGAGGAGCTGCTCGAGCAGGCCTCCGCGATCCAGGATCCGTCGAACAATGTGTACGGCTACGCGTTCCGCGGCGGCGCGAACGCGAACGGCAACGTGGTGGCCGCGATCGAGGCGTACGTGGTCGACGACCTCGACACCGAAGACGCGTTCAAGCTCAAGGACGGCTCGACGATCTTCTCGGCGCCCGAGGCGCAGGACGCCCTCGACACGTACTTCGCCCTGTTCGAGCAGGCGGCGCCGCCGTCGGCCGTGTCGTGGGGATACCCCGAGATGGTCGAGGGCTTCACGAACGGATCGACCGCGTTCCTGCTGCAGGACCCCGAGGTCATCGCGACCGTGAAGCAGTCCACGACGATCACTGAGGACCAGTGGTCGACGGCGCCGCTCCTGACCGGCCCGACCGGCAAGGCCGCCCAGCCGCTCGCCACCGCGGGCTGGGGCATCGCCGAGGCGAGCGAGCACAAGGAGGAGGCGATCAAGCTGGTCGAGTTCCTCTCGGGCGAGGAGCCGGCCACCGAGTTCGCGCAGACGAACAGCCTGGTGCCGATCGTGGCATCGGCGGCCGAGGACGACTTCTACAAGGAGGGCGCCTGGGCCAGCTACGTCACCATGACCGAGAACCCCGACACCTACATCAACGTCACCCAGCCGCGCGGCGTGAGCTGGTGGACCGAGTGGATGCAGAAGGCCGACTCGGAGATCCAGCAGGTGCTCCTCGGCAGCATGACCACGACCGAGCTGCTCGAGTCGTGGGACACGTTCTGGACCGAGAAGTACGCCTCGGCCGAATGA
- a CDS encoding carbohydrate ABC transporter permease, which translates to MSVSASPGVAASDARDRAGRGSAPVPPGPPRGAAPSRTRRRTFGRRHALTILAFLAPAIVFVCWFTYWPMLQGARMAFHDWNLWDLTSTPWVGLQNFATVLGDPVFPVVAGNTILWVVGSLVPQLVIGFLIALGLRRRFRFRGVYQALVFFPWAVSGFLIGMLFRWMFNAEFGVMNDLLMKAGLIDAPLPWLADPRLAMVAVIVANVWYGVTFFAIMILAALQSVPDEVLEAASLDGAGKARQLFSIVIPYIATTLLLTVLLRVIWIFNFPDIIWAMTRGGPAGQTHIITTWMIEYTQQGNYGIASAIGLAVMALLFVFCAFYLMAMRRVSRA; encoded by the coding sequence ATGAGTGTCTCGGCATCCCCCGGGGTCGCCGCGTCCGACGCGCGCGACCGGGCGGGGCGGGGGTCGGCCCCCGTCCCGCCCGGGCCGCCGCGCGGCGCGGCGCCGAGCCGGACGCGCCGGCGGACGTTCGGGCGCCGGCACGCGCTGACGATCCTGGCGTTCCTCGCCCCGGCGATCGTGTTCGTGTGCTGGTTCACGTACTGGCCGATGCTGCAGGGCGCCCGCATGGCGTTCCACGACTGGAACCTGTGGGACCTCACGTCCACGCCGTGGGTCGGGCTGCAGAACTTCGCGACCGTGCTCGGCGATCCGGTGTTCCCCGTCGTGGCGGGCAACACGATCCTGTGGGTCGTCGGCTCGCTCGTGCCGCAGCTCGTGATCGGCTTCCTGATCGCCCTGGGGCTGCGTCGGCGGTTCCGCTTCCGCGGGGTGTACCAGGCCCTCGTCTTCTTCCCCTGGGCCGTGTCCGGGTTCCTCATCGGCATGCTGTTCCGCTGGATGTTCAACGCCGAGTTCGGCGTCATGAACGACCTGCTGATGAAGGCCGGGCTGATCGATGCGCCCCTGCCGTGGCTCGCGGATCCGAGGCTCGCGATGGTCGCCGTGATCGTGGCGAACGTCTGGTACGGCGTGACGTTCTTCGCGATCATGATCCTCGCCGCCCTGCAGTCGGTGCCGGACGAGGTGCTCGAGGCGGCGAGCCTCGACGGCGCAGGCAAGGCGCGGCAGCTGTTCTCGATCGTGATCCCGTACATCGCCACGACGCTGCTGCTGACCGTGCTGCTGCGGGTGATCTGGATCTTCAACTTCCCCGACATCATCTGGGCGATGACGCGCGGCGGCCCCGCTGGCCAGACGCACATCATCACGACCTGGATGATCGAGTACACCCAGCAGGGCAACTACGGGATCGCGAGCGCGATCGGCCTGGCCGTGATGGCGCTGCTGTTCGTGTTCTGCGCGTTCTACCTGATGGCGATGAGGCGGGTGAGCCGGGCATGA
- a CDS encoding carbohydrate ABC transporter permease — protein sequence MTVTEVLTTGAATSPTRRPARRFTVGGAVKAVGLALWLVITLFPLYWIVVTSFKAPGSINRFPLEYWPTEPSLENYTGLFETSNFGTFLANSAIVALVAGATSTLIALLSAYVLARFEFRSKGAILAAFLLTQMIPTFIALGPLYSMLADLRLVDSKPGLILVYIAVCIPFSTVMLRGFFENVPDALEEAAMIDGSSRLGALFRVIVPVMAPGIVAAFIFNVVNCWNELFLSVILINSDENKTVPAALNGFISTFNVAWGPMAAAAVLTILPTMALFALASRWIVDGLTAGAVKE from the coding sequence ATGACGGTGACAGAGGTGCTGACGACGGGCGCGGCGACGTCCCCGACCCGCCGGCCCGCGCGCCGGTTCACCGTCGGCGGGGCGGTGAAGGCCGTGGGGCTCGCGCTGTGGCTCGTGATCACGCTGTTCCCGCTGTACTGGATCGTGGTGACGTCGTTCAAGGCGCCGGGGTCCATCAACCGGTTCCCGCTCGAGTACTGGCCCACCGAGCCGTCGCTCGAGAATTACACGGGCCTGTTCGAGACGTCGAACTTCGGGACGTTCCTGGCGAACTCCGCGATCGTCGCACTCGTCGCGGGCGCCACGTCGACGCTCATCGCGCTGCTGAGCGCCTACGTGCTGGCGCGCTTCGAGTTCCGCAGCAAAGGGGCGATCCTCGCGGCGTTCCTGCTGACGCAGATGATCCCGACGTTCATCGCGCTGGGGCCGCTGTACTCGATGCTCGCCGACCTGCGGCTCGTCGACTCCAAGCCCGGACTGATCCTCGTGTACATCGCGGTGTGCATCCCGTTCTCGACCGTGATGCTGCGCGGGTTCTTCGAGAACGTGCCGGACGCGCTCGAGGAGGCGGCGATGATCGACGGCTCGTCGCGGCTCGGGGCCCTGTTCCGCGTGATCGTGCCCGTGATGGCGCCCGGCATCGTGGCGGCCTTCATCTTCAACGTCGTCAACTGCTGGAACGAGCTGTTCCTGTCGGTGATCCTGATCAATTCCGACGAGAACAAGACCGTGCCGGCGGCGCTGAACGGCTTCATCTCGACGTTCAACGTCGCGTGGGGGCCGATGGCGGCCGCGGCCGTGCTGACGATCCTGCCGACCATGGCGCTGTTCGCCCTCGCCAGCCGCTGGATCGTCGACGGCCTCACGGCCGGCGCCGTCAAGGAGTGA
- a CDS encoding response regulator, with protein sequence MKILIADDDPQLTRAMRITLGAHGYEVVSASDGAEAIAVAAQAKPDVVLLDLGMPKLDGVEVIHALRGWTDAPIVVVSGRTGSADKVDALDAGADDYVTKPFQIDELLARLRALARRIGAASTEPVVAFGDVRVDLAAKVVTRAGEPVHLTPTEWRMLEFLARNPGALVTRQTLLKDIWGSEQVADTGYLRLYISQLRKKLEPDPANPVHLLTEQGMGYRLVLG encoded by the coding sequence ATGAAGATCCTGATCGCGGACGACGACCCCCAGCTGACCCGGGCCATGCGGATCACGCTCGGAGCACACGGCTACGAGGTCGTGTCCGCGAGCGACGGCGCGGAGGCGATCGCGGTGGCAGCGCAGGCGAAGCCGGACGTGGTGCTGCTGGACCTCGGGATGCCCAAGCTCGACGGCGTCGAGGTGATCCACGCGCTGCGCGGCTGGACCGACGCGCCGATCGTCGTCGTGTCGGGACGCACCGGCTCGGCCGACAAGGTCGACGCACTCGACGCGGGCGCCGACGACTACGTCACGAAGCCGTTCCAGATCGACGAGCTGCTCGCCCGCCTGCGGGCCCTGGCGCGTCGCATCGGAGCCGCATCGACGGAGCCGGTCGTGGCGTTCGGCGACGTCCGCGTCGACCTCGCGGCCAAGGTCGTGACGCGTGCCGGCGAGCCCGTGCACCTCACGCCCACCGAGTGGCGCATGCTCGAGTTCCTCGCGCGCAACCCGGGCGCGCTCGTGACGCGGCAGACCCTGCTGAAGGACATCTGGGGCTCCGAGCAGGTCGCCGACACGGGCTACCTGCGCCTGTACATCTCGCAGCTGCGCAAGAAGCTCGAGCCCGATCCGGCGAATCCCGTCCACCTGCTCACGGAGCAGGGGATGGGCTACCGGCTTGTGCTGGGCTGA
- a CDS encoding DUF4118 domain-containing protein — protein sequence MKKGRLRVLLGAAPGVGKTYEMLEEGRRLRGEGRDVVIGIVETHGRVATAEQAVGLPVVPRRVLRHRDVELSELDIAAVIERDPDVALVDELAHTNAPGSRNAKRWQDVKELLAAGIDVITTVNVQHIESLGDVVERITGVVQRETVPDAVVREADQVEVVDLAPQSLRDRLAAGLVYPAERIDAALSNYFRLGNLTALRELALLWLADEVDSALRVYRQEQGIEGTWQTRERVVVALTGGAEGETLIRRGARIAARSAGGELLAVHVSAQDGLRTGSPGALTKQRALVESLGGTSHQVVGDDVPRALVEFARSVNATQLVIGASRRGRLSAALTGPGIGATVVREARDIDVHIVTHDAAGRGLRIPRLTAGALSWKRRILGFVAALTIGPLLSAALSWLPADESLVVHVLAYQLLVVVVALIGGIWPALFAAVLSGLSLNFFFVEPRFTVHIASPDHAVAVGLYVVSAALVSWIVDQSARRTRAAQRAAAESELLATVSGSVLRGENAAQALVSRAREAFRATGARLTTPEGETVVTDGEPARGGRFLSMPVGPAAAPRAVLELHGAELDAAERRLLDVMVVQFAALLENEDLERTARRADALAEADSVRTALMSAVSHDLRRPLAAAVAAVGGLRTPGGTLTDSDRAELLATADESLATLSTLVTDLLDVSRVQAGVLAVSLSAVDAAGVVLAAVDELGLGPDRVELALDPGLPAITADPVLLQRVIVNVLANADRLSPDDRRVRIATSRIGSRAQIRIVDHGPGVPVDRQQEMFAPFQRMGDTDNTTGLGLGLALSRGFTEGMGGTLFPEDTPGGGLTMVIELPIAEDIDAGPDTAPDPRLSA from the coding sequence GTGAAGAAGGGCCGCCTGCGCGTGCTCCTCGGCGCCGCGCCGGGCGTGGGCAAGACCTACGAGATGCTCGAGGAGGGACGGCGCCTGCGGGGCGAGGGGCGCGACGTCGTGATCGGCATCGTCGAGACCCACGGCCGCGTGGCGACCGCCGAGCAGGCCGTCGGCCTGCCCGTCGTGCCGCGCCGTGTGCTGCGCCACCGCGATGTCGAGCTCTCGGAGCTCGACATCGCCGCGGTGATCGAGCGGGACCCGGACGTGGCGCTCGTCGACGAGCTCGCGCACACCAACGCCCCGGGCTCGCGCAACGCGAAGCGCTGGCAGGACGTGAAGGAGCTGCTGGCAGCTGGGATCGACGTCATCACGACCGTGAACGTGCAGCACATCGAGTCGCTGGGCGACGTGGTCGAGCGGATCACGGGCGTGGTGCAGCGCGAGACCGTGCCCGACGCCGTGGTGCGCGAGGCCGATCAGGTCGAGGTGGTCGACCTGGCGCCGCAGTCGCTGCGGGACCGGCTCGCGGCGGGGCTCGTCTATCCGGCCGAGCGGATCGACGCCGCGCTGTCGAACTACTTCCGCCTCGGCAACCTGACCGCGCTGCGCGAGCTCGCGCTGCTGTGGCTGGCGGACGAGGTGGACAGCGCCCTGCGCGTGTACCGGCAGGAGCAGGGCATCGAGGGCACATGGCAGACACGCGAGCGCGTCGTCGTCGCCCTCACGGGCGGCGCGGAGGGCGAGACGCTGATCCGCCGCGGCGCGCGCATCGCCGCACGGTCGGCGGGCGGCGAGCTGCTCGCCGTGCACGTGTCCGCGCAGGACGGGCTGCGCACGGGCTCCCCCGGCGCGCTCACGAAGCAGCGTGCGCTCGTCGAGTCCCTCGGCGGCACCTCGCACCAGGTGGTGGGCGACGACGTGCCGCGCGCGCTCGTCGAGTTCGCCCGCTCGGTGAACGCGACGCAGCTCGTGATCGGCGCGAGCCGCCGCGGCCGCCTGTCGGCCGCGCTGACGGGACCGGGGATCGGCGCAACCGTCGTGCGCGAGGCCCGCGACATCGACGTGCACATCGTGACGCACGACGCCGCCGGCCGTGGGCTCCGGATCCCCCGCCTGACCGCGGGCGCGCTCAGCTGGAAGCGCCGCATCCTCGGCTTCGTCGCGGCACTGACGATCGGTCCGCTGCTGTCGGCGGCGCTGTCGTGGCTGCCCGCGGACGAGTCGCTCGTCGTGCACGTGCTCGCCTATCAGCTGCTCGTGGTCGTGGTCGCTCTGATCGGCGGCATCTGGCCGGCGCTGTTCGCCGCCGTGCTGTCGGGGCTCAGCCTGAACTTCTTCTTCGTGGAGCCGCGGTTCACGGTCCACATCGCCTCGCCGGATCACGCGGTCGCGGTCGGCCTCTACGTGGTCAGCGCGGCGCTCGTGAGCTGGATCGTCGACCAGTCCGCGCGGCGCACGCGCGCGGCGCAGCGCGCCGCCGCCGAGTCGGAGCTGCTCGCGACCGTCTCCGGCAGCGTGCTGCGCGGCGAGAACGCCGCCCAGGCCCTGGTCAGCCGCGCGCGCGAGGCGTTCCGGGCCACGGGCGCGCGCCTGACGACGCCGGAGGGTGAGACGGTCGTGACGGACGGCGAGCCGGCGCGCGGCGGGCGGTTCCTGTCGATGCCCGTGGGCCCCGCGGCCGCCCCGCGCGCCGTCCTGGAGCTGCACGGCGCGGAGCTCGACGCCGCCGAGCGGCGGCTGCTCGACGTGATGGTCGTGCAGTTCGCGGCGCTGCTGGAGAACGAGGACCTGGAGCGCACCGCCCGGCGGGCCGACGCCCTGGCGGAGGCGGACAGCGTGCGCACGGCGCTGATGTCGGCCGTCAGCCATGACCTCCGCCGCCCGCTCGCCGCCGCGGTCGCTGCCGTCGGCGGGCTGCGCACGCCCGGCGGGACGCTGACCGACTCCGATCGCGCCGAGCTGCTCGCGACGGCCGACGAGAGCCTCGCGACGCTGTCGACCCTCGTCACCGACCTGCTGGACGTCAGCCGCGTCCAGGCTGGGGTGCTCGCGGTGTCGCTCAGCGCCGTCGATGCCGCGGGCGTCGTGCTGGCGGCCGTGGACGAGCTCGGCCTCGGCCCCGACCGGGTCGAGCTGGCGCTGGATCCCGGGCTTCCCGCGATCACGGCGGATCCGGTGCTGCTGCAGCGCGTGATCGTGAACGTGCTCGCGAACGCCGACCGTCTGTCGCCGGACGACCGCCGGGTGCGCATCGCGACGAGCCGGATCGGGAGCCGCGCGCAGATCCGGATCGTCGACCACGGACCCGGGGTTCCGGTCGACCGGCAGCAGGAGATGTTCGCGCCGTTCCAGCGCATGGGCGACACCGACAACACGACCGGCCTCGGGCTGGGGCTCGCCCTGTCCCGCGGCTTCACCGAGGGGATGGGCGGCACGCTCTTCCCCGAGGACACCCCCGGCGGCGGCCTGACGATGGTCATCGAGCTGCCGATCGCCGAGGACATCGACGCCGGCCCCGACACCGCCCCCGACCCGAGACTGAGCGCATGA
- the kdpC gene encoding potassium-transporting ATPase subunit KdpC, whose amino-acid sequence MSTTTRATLRTTRTAILAMLVFTLLLGVVYPAAVTAIGQLALPWQANGSLVRDADDEVVGSALIGQSFADAEGVPLPQYFQSRPSAAFVDDNGHLVSGGSNYGPENETLLGEIADRQAAISALEGVEASQIPVDAVTASGSGLDPHISPAYARLQVPRIAEERGLDEAQVSALVESRIQSRDLGFLGEPRVNVLELNLALDALAR is encoded by the coding sequence ATGTCCACCACCACCCGCGCCACGCTGCGCACCACCCGCACCGCGATCCTCGCGATGCTCGTCTTCACGCTGCTGCTCGGCGTCGTCTATCCGGCGGCGGTCACCGCGATCGGCCAGCTCGCGCTGCCGTGGCAGGCGAACGGATCCCTCGTGCGCGACGCGGACGACGAGGTCGTCGGCAGCGCGCTGATCGGCCAGTCGTTCGCCGACGCCGAGGGCGTCCCGCTGCCGCAGTACTTCCAGTCGCGCCCGTCCGCCGCCTTCGTCGACGACAACGGCCACCTGGTGTCGGGCGGGTCGAATTACGGCCCCGAGAACGAGACGCTGCTCGGCGAGATCGCCGACCGTCAGGCCGCGATCTCGGCGCTCGAGGGCGTCGAGGCCTCGCAGATCCCCGTCGACGCCGTGACGGCCTCCGGCTCGGGGCTCGACCCGCACATCAGTCCGGCGTACGCGCGGCTGCAGGTGCCGCGGATCGCCGAGGAGCGCGGGCTCGACGAGGCGCAGGTGAGCGCGCTCGTGGAGTCTAGGATCCAGTCCAGGGACCTCGGCTTCCTCGGAGAGCCGCGGGTGAACGTCCTGGAGCTCAACCTGGCGCTGGATGCTCTGGCCCGATGA
- the kdpB gene encoding potassium-transporting ATPase subunit KdpB → MSTTRQKTPAPVAGHLTPKAPRTPRAFSTAHIVQALPGALRKLNPADQWRNPVMLIVWVGAALTTLVAIAEPLLGGADRSGGSEIPAGFTWGIAVWLWLTVLFANLAESVAEGRGKAQAATLRKTRSATVAHRVVRYDEARDAAAVQSETAEVASSELRLGDVVVVTAGELIPGDGDIVAGIATVDESAITGESAPVVRESGGDRSAVTGGTRVLSDRIVVRITSKPGETFVDRMIALVEGASRQRTPNEIALGILLASLSIVFVVVVLTLNPIASAVTGTVSIPVLIALLVTLIPTTIGALLSAIGIAGMDRLVQRNVLAMSGRAVEAAGDVTTLLLDKTGTITHGNRRASAFVPLPGLTEAELARAAALSSLADPTPEGVSVVELAALRGVHLDGSAGGVSVPFTAQTRMSGLDLADGTEIRKGAGSAVLAWLELDGLVDEGLRASVTEITDRIAADGGTPLVVAMKQGGTGRALGVVHLKDIVKDGLRERFAELREMGIRTIMITGDNPLTARAIAKEAGVDDFLAEATPEDKLALIRKEQEGGRLVAMTGDGTNDAPALAQADVGVAMNTGTSAAKEAGNMVDLDSDPTKLIDIVRIGKQLLITRGALTTFSLANDIAKYFAIIPAMFMGAFPGLAALNVMQLSSPASAVTSAIIFNAIVIVFLIPLALHGVEYKPRSASAILSRNLLVYGLGGVIAPFIGIKLIDLVMSVIPGF, encoded by the coding sequence ATGTCCACGACACGCCAGAAGACGCCCGCCCCGGTCGCGGGACACCTCACACCGAAGGCGCCGCGCACGCCCCGCGCCTTCAGCACGGCTCACATCGTGCAGGCGCTGCCCGGCGCGCTGCGCAAGCTGAATCCCGCCGATCAGTGGCGCAACCCCGTGATGCTGATCGTGTGGGTGGGCGCCGCCCTGACCACGCTCGTCGCCATCGCGGAGCCCCTCCTCGGCGGAGCCGATCGGTCGGGCGGCAGCGAGATCCCGGCCGGCTTCACGTGGGGCATCGCCGTGTGGCTGTGGCTCACGGTGCTGTTCGCGAACCTCGCCGAATCGGTCGCCGAGGGACGCGGCAAGGCGCAGGCGGCGACGCTGCGCAAGACGCGCAGCGCGACCGTCGCGCACCGCGTCGTCCGGTACGACGAGGCGCGCGACGCCGCGGCCGTGCAGTCGGAGACCGCCGAGGTCGCGTCGTCCGAGCTGAGGCTCGGCGACGTCGTGGTCGTCACGGCGGGCGAGCTGATCCCCGGCGACGGCGACATCGTGGCCGGCATCGCGACCGTGGACGAGTCGGCCATCACGGGCGAGTCCGCACCCGTCGTGCGCGAGTCCGGCGGCGACCGCAGCGCCGTGACCGGCGGCACGCGCGTGCTGTCCGACCGGATCGTCGTGCGCATCACGTCGAAGCCGGGCGAGACGTTCGTGGATCGGATGATCGCGCTCGTCGAGGGCGCGTCGCGACAGCGCACGCCGAACGAGATCGCACTCGGCATCCTGCTCGCGAGCCTGTCGATCGTGTTCGTCGTGGTCGTGCTCACGCTCAACCCGATCGCCTCCGCCGTCACCGGCACGGTCTCGATCCCCGTCCTGATCGCGCTGCTCGTCACGCTGATCCCGACCACGATCGGGGCGCTGCTCTCGGCGATCGGCATCGCGGGCATGGATCGTCTCGTGCAGCGCAACGTGCTCGCGATGTCGGGCCGCGCGGTCGAGGCGGCGGGCGATGTCACTACGCTCCTGCTCGACAAGACCGGCACCATCACGCACGGCAACCGCCGCGCGAGCGCCTTCGTGCCGCTGCCGGGGCTGACCGAGGCCGAGCTCGCGCGCGCCGCCGCTCTGTCCTCGCTCGCCGATCCGACCCCCGAGGGTGTCTCGGTCGTGGAATTGGCTGCCCTGCGCGGCGTGCACCTGGACGGGAGCGCGGGCGGCGTGTCCGTGCCGTTCACGGCGCAGACCCGCATGAGCGGGCTGGACCTCGCGGACGGCACCGAGATCCGCAAGGGCGCGGGATCCGCCGTGCTCGCATGGCTCGAGCTCGACGGCCTCGTGGACGAGGGGCTGCGCGCGTCCGTCACGGAGATCACCGACCGGATCGCCGCCGACGGCGGCACGCCGCTCGTCGTGGCGATGAAGCAGGGCGGCACCGGCCGCGCGCTGGGCGTCGTGCATCTCAAGGACATCGTCAAGGACGGCCTGCGCGAGCGCTTCGCCGAACTGCGCGAGATGGGCATCCGGACGATCATGATCACGGGCGACAATCCGCTGACGGCGCGCGCGATCGCGAAGGAGGCCGGCGTCGACGACTTCCTGGCCGAGGCGACGCCCGAGGACAAGCTCGCGCTGATCCGCAAGGAGCAGGAGGGCGGTCGCCTCGTCGCGATGACCGGGGACGGCACGAACGATGCGCCCGCGCTCGCGCAGGCCGACGTCGGCGTCGCGATGAACACGGGCACGTCGGCCGCGAAGGAGGCCGGCAACATGGTCGACCTCGACAGCGACCCGACGAAGCTGATCGACATCGTCCGGATCGGCAAGCAGCTTCTCATCACGCGCGGCGCCCTCACGACCTTCTCACTGGCGAACGACATCGCGAAGTACTTCGCGATCATCCCCGCGATGTTCATGGGCGCCTTCCCGGGTCTCGCGGCGCTGAACGTCATGCAGCTCAGCTCGCCCGCGTCGGCCGTCACCAGCGCGATCATCTTCAACGCGATCGTGATCGTGTTCCTGATCCCGCTCGCCCTGCACGGCGTGGAGTACAAGCCGCGCAGCGCCTCCGCGATCCTCAGCCGCAACCTGCTCGTCTACGGACTCGGCGGCGTGATCGCACCCTTCATCGGCATCAAGCTCATCGACCTCGTCATGAGCGTCATCCCCGGCTTCTGA